In the genome of Juglans microcarpa x Juglans regia isolate MS1-56 chromosome 6S, Jm3101_v1.0, whole genome shotgun sequence, the window ACCACGAGAGAAAAGGGTTTCTGTCTAGAGAAAGCTGTACAGAGATTGATGTTGGTTCTTGGTTGCGTTGATTATGAGGATCAGCAGACGAAGGTTATATATAGAGGAAAGCAGTTTAATTCCCTTAACGGGTGGGAATTCTAGGAAGCGTGAGTCTCGAAAAAGCGTGGAAGTAGTCCTTTCAAAACTCAAATGGCGTGTAAAGCTAAAGACCGACGGCAACTGGACCCCATGCCCCAGTGTGCATGCCTAGGATTCCAATATATCGTAACCGACGGTCAGCATTGGTTTACTCGGAAGACTTTCTTTCAAAAcatctaatttcattttatcttatttttaaattaataattataaattttcaaattttcaaacttttaaataaaaaaattaaaaataatattattaaactatatattaacaatattttaattttataatattttatatttcaaatttttctcttttctttttctaaatttaaaaaatattcaattcaaactattttattatcattcacaaaattatcatcacTTTCTCTAAACGAGCCAGAGCCAGCGCCAGCAAAACGAAAGACTAATCTTCATTTAAAAAGAAGACTTTATGTCTACATGTGACATGAAAAATGGCAAAAGCTAATGACATCAATAGCCACGATCAATGGCGGCCCTTAAGAATCAGAGACTTTGGGACTCACAAAGTCGGCGTGCTCATAAACAGACAAGTGCCGTAGATGGCGTTACGTCTCTTGCCCCCAAATTTTCATTTACTAATTCAATTCAAGTAGACTTCATGAAGGTTTCATAAAATGCGTGAGAATTCGTTTGCGTCGACATTGTTTTAATTAACATAACTTGTCGCAACATTTCAAACAATAGGTAACAAAGCTATGCATGCGGCTAACTTTGTAAGATGGATACATCTCAAACTCAAGTACATCTTCCGCACACAACTCTGACCCACATAGATTTttcttaggttttttttttagaaaacatttcattttattctattttatttaatcattataattttttcaatttataatataaaataaaataaacaattcaatttttttaaattttaaaacaaaaataatataaaaaaatatattctaataatattttattttattttttaattttaatcttaactcatttcatctgtaaaaataaaacaaataaaaccttaGCTCTATATGGGTattgcttttcttcttttaacttGGCTCAATGTATTTCTCTCCATATTTGATTAGCCGACTCTTCtctatatcaataaattattatttctttttttacttttttatttattcatctaTTTCTTGGGAGAGACAGAAGAGGGCATGGGCAATGGCAGTGAAACTTGAACCATATTTTAGCTGCCCAATATTTTACAAAACCCAATGCAAATAATGCTATAATAGATAGATACATAGATAGGAACGCATTAAGAGAAGCAGTTGCATCTTGAATGTGTCTGGGGATTAGGACACGACGTACCTTCGACGGACTGCATTCATTATCCCTCAACTTCATTCATTTATTAAGCTTTACCCTTTTTGAGCTGATCTGCTGGGCTAGTTGGCTTGCACTTGCAGCATGGGTAACGTAACAGAGCAGGAttctttattctattatttttatatttgcaatttttttttagatacaatgcaaaataattcaatcttatacacgaaaaacaaaaatataaaaactaaataaaatcaaaatatgaaaaaattggtttaaaaatatttttaatatattttttagaagaaaatgaaatatctatattttaaatgatgaacaataaaaaaatttatttacatgataaaaatcaaaataaaagaaaataagaaaataaataaaatattaataataataaaaaattactggATAAACAGTACCTACTATATGTAGCGGGTTACTgtaactaattatattttataatttcttttatctaaTTGGATGGAACTCATTTTTAGAacaattctttaaataatttacattttgtGTATAATACAAAAGTCATTGAGAGTATTTGTAGCATGAGTAAGGTTAAGGTagggtttgaatagtgagatgaaatgagatagttttagatgaaagttgaaagttaaataaaatattattaaatgtactatttttgaataaaaaataagatttatcattaaaaaattaattatttatgtaaactttatatttattcactctttttaaaaatataacacaaCACTTGCACACTtaatctcgtttgtttttgtaaataaaatgagatgcgataagttgagataaaagttgaaagttaaataaaatattattataatatattttaatattattttttattttaagatttaaaaaaattaaattatttattttatattgtattaaaattttaaaaaaaattataataattaaataaaatgaggttaTAAAAACAGACCAGACCTAAATGTAATTTCCTCTCAATTAAATGCAGGGGCTCTTAGGACTTTACTGGCAATAGATTGATCGGGACAGAGTAAAAAATTAGCTCTTTAAGAGTGCCCTTTCTTGGTTTACAAGTAAAGCTTCAagaattttctaattttgaacTTCCACGCAACCTCGTTAGTTTTCCAGGACTAGTTGGGTTTGGTTTGTCCCACGTTGTGATTGGTTCTGTTAttattgaatatatttataatattttaatatgtacaGTAATctaagttatttttatcatataatttattggataattcaattaattaattatatttctattatttctctaatCTCGTTCATCTATAAATATggataaatattatgtattccaaaataattaaaaatactaaacatGTAGGTCTCCAAttctatctctctcattttctctcgattttattttctattttattatattttctaacaGGTTTTAATTGAAATAGACTTCCTCTTTAATTAGAATAGTCTAAGCACTTCTAACGTTCAAACCTCAAAATTGTGTGACCCTTGCCAATTTTatgagtggtttggatttagagatatgttgaaatgatttgtaaattataaaataaaaattaaattgttttttatattttatataaaaatttagaaaaattatttcgagatttaaaaaaattgaattgtttattatattttgtgtaaaatttaaaaaaaattataataatgagattatataaattgagatgagttgaagtgagttttaaattcaaacgaaaCCTATTTCTATTGTTTACTAACTTTCTCCAACACATGATGCAATAAAAAAAAGCGCCAAGGAGATCAGTTCAGGTTTGCGGTTGCTAGTACTATTTAATTTCGAATTCTATTCACTTAAAAGGCTTCTttagacatttaaaatattttaaaatatatataaataatagtgaaataatttaagttaagatattttattgactcttgaaaagagaaagaaaatttgaataaaaaaaattatattattttttatgttttatttaaaagtttaaaaaatttgtaatgtctaaatgaaaattttcaagatttaaaattgaaaaatattttatatttgaatgatatttaaaaaaaaaatatttaagaatattgaGAATGTCATAATGGGATCATGCTACCGGTCCGATAAAAGGTATTGATAGCTAAATCGATAAGTgcaatccttttaaaaaacaagatttttcacatatttaattgtttttaaaaaaattaattcactaataaatacttcattaaccattatatatatatatatatatatattttaacaaaaaagtaTCAATGGATTTGTGAGTCTAATTcaagtaggggtgggcagcaagGACCTGGatcccgcccccgcatgggcggtgCGGGGTAGCGAGGGCCCCCACCCCACATGAAAAACCCTTAGCGGGGGCGGGTTGACTCCAACAAGGGCGGGGTTGAAACCCTcgccccgcatggtgcggggcggagGGCGGGGAGGGGGTACCCTCGCCCCATACTaggtgggtagcacccctaaatTCAGGTCTATAGCATTTTTCATCTTAATAATGTTCAATGTAAGGCCAAAGGTTTTTGGTTCTTCAATACACTGTAACTTGTATCAACAATGGCCATGTGACAAAGATCCCTAACATCGGCcaaatacttaattataaaataattatataaaaataaatttataaatttatataatttgacgTGGTtagtcaaattataaaattatttttattataaaatatatataacatatttcataaaatcatatcaatttataaatttttttttatataattttttttttttatatctatagCAGTTGTATGCGATAAAACATGTAAAATCCTTTCTGTTTGGCGTTTTCTTGAAAGCCACGGCATAGATGCGTTCATAAAATGAATTGTATTGACATTGACTTCATCAAcctatcttcaaaatttgatgaatgcTTGCGCCCTTATGTTAAAAAATGCTATGCTTCTGTAGCAGAAGGTTCGTCCAGGAGCGATCGGCATGACCGTAGGACCCATGATATCATGGCCGTGAAGAAATAGCATTTTGCATGATTGCAATTTGCAAGCAAAGGATCCACCCATTTCAAATCAAATTGCTTTCGGCCACAAGATCAGCCTGGCTCTTCGGCTTCTTTTGCTTCGAAATTTGAATGGGATTACAGCCACAACTGGTTCttttggaaacaaaaaaaaaaaaaaaaattattttatctgttAAATGTGATCGCTCAATTTgatcgtttaaaaaaaatatattttttttttaacttaataattaaagaagtaattttaaatgtattgatgtatttttttattttttaaaaatatttaaatatattaaaaaacttaaatagaaaaaaaaaaaaaaaaacttgtaaaatgaACTATCAGTCGGGTGGAGCGGCCCGactcaaaaaaatatctatcaCAGAGGAAATCTGTCACTTCCAAAAATTATGACAGCTGCTTGCTTTTTGGTGGAAAGACACGTGAGCCACGAGTGAAAGTTGCATCACTCTCTTGCAGTACTCGACCTTAATCACATCAATCTCCTGAATGATTAATGCGacatttatttttgaattttctcatttttaaatgTCGTGTCCGGACTCCggttcttattttaaattatgctaCGAGTGAGagttaaggccttgtttggtttgCTTCAATTTTAAAGAGGaatgttattcatcattttatgccacacatattatatattttaaaattatttttatttttgttttattttattattattaacctaatcgaattattctactcatcatttacATACCACATActtattatagaaaaaataaaaaataaaataaagaaatgtagTGTGTAATATGTAAGGATGATAAGTAAacttattcaattttaaaagtctaattttactcatttgttttcaggaaacatctcatctcatctcacttcatcattacaactttcccaaatttttacacaaaataaaataaacaattcaactttttcaaatctcaaaacaaaaataatattaaaaaatatattctaacaatatattattcaactttttaactttaatctcatctcatctttaaaaataaacgaacCCTAATTTTAGTTCAAACAtcttttaaacttaaaaaaaaaaaattaattacaaatttttatttggacGTCTACCTAGATTTTTACtgagaagttaaaaattaaaaattaaaacaagttttacaaaaattaaaataattatattcaaatcatttttaaaaataattcaaataatttttaactttattttttaaaaattatttatttatctacacaaaactctataaaatatgcATCATAAtaagtgtttttattttaaaaaaaatcctcaaaatttcGTTAACTAAACAAAATTCCACTTGCTAACTTCTCCATCgtccattataatttttatatatgatttttatatcattagaaaatgtattaactatttagaaatagatctcatctcaaaattcttatttaatctcgtctcatctcattctcatgagtaatattaaatacaattatgaGTTGTGTTAGCATCGtgcacttcttttaaaaaataatgtgattcGCTATTAAAAAAGAACTTTTGCAAGTAGGTcacatatttattcattttttttcaaaaaatgtgtACGACGTTTGCACattttatgactgtaaatatcatttttctatttctaaacaCAATCCaattcaaacattttcaaactgattattacaattttttttaaattaatcattataacttttgtaaactttaaaaaaatcaatttttttaaattctcaaataaaaataatattataaactatattataacaaaattttaatttaaaatattttttatttaattttttatttatattcaatttaatCTATCTTACTatcatttacaaattattttattgctgataataaaattttcattccatTCCCACGAGACCTATGGAGAAGCATAGACGGGAATGGAATCCAGATCGCTCTGACATGTTGAGTTTGTTGGTTTCCTCAAACGGGGCCCGCCCCCTAGTCGTCTTCAATCAACCTGAACCGCAAATGCAATGCAATTATTCAAGCCTCCACGGTGTCGTTTTCTTCCACTTGTGTcgttttatttcaaaaaataagcaaaaacaTCAACCTCTGGAGGTGGGCTGAGCCGACAAGCGGGCCCACTCACGTGCTCGCCTACCAAACCTAGGAAAGGGAAGATTCAACCATCCCTATGTCGCCACGTGTCATGGCACTAAAATCTTTGTGCGCAAGTACAAATAAAAGCTCTTCGGTGCTCTCCCTTTCACGGTCACGTAAAGTCGGAAAGCCAACCTGACAGTCGTCAGTCAGTAGCTCGATTCTGAGACTGAGAAGTGATTAGAAGAACACTCCCTTACTCTTTGAGGTTGCAACTTTGTAAGTACCCAGATCAAACTTTGCTAGAAAATTTCTGGGATGTTCGGTTTCCTATGATGCCTTCAGTTTCTTGATGTTATCAGAAATCAAGTTGAGAGATTTTCCcagtttgatgtgattttgaaaCGGTCTGTCTGTGTTTCTCATTTTCTCGTCTGGGTTGTGTTTGTTATCATGAGCGTGTTAAATTTGCTTTCCTTAGCTATTTTTGTGCCATTCGCTGAAGTGTTGGTTTTAGAGTCTGAAAATTGTATCTGTTTTCGTAGAACTCTTGCCTAGTGGGCTCTGCTTTGTTGTCATCTTTTGAGACATGTCAGGTCCGAATCAACCTTAATTTCACTactaaaaaacttaatttatttgttacaaGCGATTTGATTATCTGATTACTCCACAAAAACAATTCTGATAATCTAAGGGCGTGTTGCTTCCGGTCTTGATAACATTTGTCGTCAGTTTCTTAATTGAAAGCTCGATACCTACCTGAATTTCACAGTAATTTTCCATTTCATGATCAGCATcgtgttttttaattattatatatgttgagCATTTTGTGAACTACTTTTGTTATTCATGTCAGACCAAGGGCATTATTGATGGCCACGGTGACCGCCTCCCACTTTGTATCAAGAACTTCACATGCCAGCAGTCATGGAAGTTCAGGGTCAGAAACTAAAGCAAACTTGGCACAAATGGGGCTCAGAAGCCAAGCAATGACCCATAATGGGTTAAGATCTTTGAACAAGTTGGATATGCTACAGATGAGAACCAATGCAAAAGCAATTGCCGGGCAAGCAAAAAGCAGAGTAGGAAACACTCAGAATGATAGGCCTGCTGGGAAAATTATATGTGAACAAGGAATGAATTTGGTCTTTGTGGGAGCTGAAGTAGGTCCATGGAGCAAAACCGGTGGACTTGGTGATGTTCTCGGAGGACTGCCACCCGCAATGGCGGTAATAAGCGGAGTTCTCTTTCACTGTTTAGTTATTCTCATTGCTTGATTTGCAATTGTAATTTGTAGCTGTTCTGGTATAAGTTGGGGCATATGGCTGGATATGTTTGATGATTTATTATGGCAATTAATGTCTAGGCTAAGGGGCACCGAGTTATGACAATCTCTCCACGCTATGACCAGTACAAAGATGCATGGGACACTGAAGTTCTAGTTGAGGTAAATATCCAGGGTTATGTTTTCGAAAATGATTTAGAGAGTCCTAGAATATATAAGCTCGAtacactttttttgaaaaaaagtatgaGAAATGTgaatcaaatgaaaaaattaactttttcatggTAGACTACTTTTTCTAAAGAGTGTCCACAGAGCTTCACACCCTATCTAGCATTCTTTTTATGTTTATGGAGATTCTTCCTTTTTGCGGGGATCATATCTTGCTCAATTTTCTAGGCTTATGACTTCCCCCCTGATTGTTCTCTCATGTGCAGATAAAAGTTGGGGATAGACTGGAAACTGTTCGCTTCTTCCACTGCTACAAACGAGGAGTTGATCGTGTATTTGTGGATCACCCAATGTTCCTTGAGaaggttttcttttgtttttgtttttttagcaCCAAAATCTTGGGTATGAGCCACACTTAAAATAGTGGAATATTCAGCTGATGTTTGACTTTCTGAATACTCCAGGTATGGGGTAAAACTGGATCCAAAATCTATGGCCCCAGAGCTGGGCTGGATTACCGAGATAACCAACTTCGTTTCAGCTTGTTGTGCCAGGTAACTTATCCATTGCtccctttattttatttactattttcaaACTTCAGTCATTGAATTGGGATGAAAATTGAAGAAAGCATAAAATTGACTTTGCTGATGGTGATGGCACACAACAAATGTGAATTTTTCCCAATTATCTGTCATCTCttaaggtgaaaaaaatgtttgtttcaTTACTTtaaactgtattttttttttgtgttactTGCAATACATTGGCAAAGAGCTCCTATCTGCCGTGTTATTGCCTACAAGTTTTTGCTTGATGATTCAATTAAGCCAGACTTTCAACCCATGCTCTGCCAACTTTAAAGTGCTCATCTACTAGTGATTAATTCGTAACACAATGTTTGAAGGCTTTAGTATGACATTTTTAAACCGAAAAATGATTCAGCCTACTCATGTTGGTTCCAACTCATCATGCATTCAGTATGTAGTTGTAGTCTGGTAGCCGATCAATCTCATAGTTCTCAACTTTGGCATCTAGGATAACTCAAATAAACTTCCCCCCACCTTCTAATTTCTTACCTTTCAGGCTGCTCTGGAGGCACCAAGGGTTCTGAACCTAAACAGCAGTGAATATTTCTCTGGACCATATGGTGCGGACCCCACGGACCCCTTCTTCGtttcttaaaaaatttgatgTTTCTGTTGATAAATAGCTTCATTAAGGATCTTCCTTTCTGCCCCTTGCAGGGGAGGATGTTTTCTTCATTGCTAATGATTGGCACACTGCTCTTCTTCCGTGCTACCTGGAAACCATGTACAAACCAAGGGGAATTTACCAAACTGCCAAGGTAAGGTGCTATTGCTTTGAAGTACCATCTAATGAAATGGTGCTTAAATTTGACTCTTCATTACTTAGGGGCTAACGCAGCTTGATAAATGATGGCAGGTTGTTTTCTGTATCCACAACATAGCCTACCAGGGCAGATTTGCCAATTCGGACTTCTCGCTTCTCAATTTGCCTGATCAGTTCAAGGGTTCTTTTGACTTTATTGATGGGTAAGTCTCTTAAATGATTCTTGTTTGTATTAGAACGAGgagtttcaaatagacaagaTTTGGGGAATTATCCTCTTGCTAAATGTGTTGTTAATATTTCTGTGGTGCAGGTATGAAAAGCCAGTCAAGGGAAGGAAAATCAATTGGATGAAGGCCGGAATATTAGAATCAGACAGGGTCGTAACTGTGAGCCCATACTATGCCCAGGAACTTCTTTCTGGAGTTGAGAAAGGTGTTGAATTGGATAACATCATTCGTAAGACTGGCATCACTGGTATTGTGAATGGGATGGATGTTCAAGAATGGAATCCGGCCACTGACAAATACGTAGATGTGAAGTATGATGCCACAACTGTAAGTAACTTGCAAAAAACTCAAGAGTTCCTTTGGAAATCTGCCTGTAAAAGTCATTACTTATGggtattatatatgatttatagGTTATGGATGCAAAGCCTTTATTAAAGGAAGCCCTTCAAGCAGAAGTTGGGTTGCCTGTTGACAGGAATATTCCTTTGATAGGCTTCATTGGAAGATTGGAAGAGCAGAAAGGTTCAGATATTCTGGCAGCGGCTATTCCAAAGTTTATTGGGGAGGATGTTCAAGTCGTAGTCCTTGTAAGTCATTTAGGATGTTCTCTCTTCTAAAGTGTAGCTGCTGCAACAGGCACCATATTGAGTTTGACAATGAAATCTTTTGTTTCTATCAGGGAACCGGCAAAAAACCCTTGGAGAAGCAAATTGAAATGCTGGAGACAATGTATCCCAACAAGGCCAGGGGAGTGGCAAAATTTAATGTCCCCTTGGCTCATATGATTATTGCTGGGGCTGATTTTATACTTCTCCCAAGTAGATTTGAACCATGTGGGCTCATTCAGTTGCATGCTATGCGATATGGAACGGTAGAGCCCTTaccctctctcgctctctctctctctctctctctctctaccacgTGAGCTCACTTGACAAACTTTGCATAGCTTTAATCATCACTTATTGTGTAACTTGTCCACAGGTGCCTATTTGTGCCTCGACCGGGGGGCTCGTAGACACTGTCAAAGAAGGTTTTACAGGATTTCATATGGGAGCTTTCAATGTTGAAGTAAGCAAATGAATTTTCCTGCTTCTCCGTGACACCAAAGTGCATCAATTCCTCTCTATTTCTCTGTTCTACTTCATATGGAAACTAATGAATCCGTGTTGCCGGTATGCTTTACAGTGTGATGCTGTTGATCCAGCTGATGTGAATGCAATAGCAGCAACTGTCAAGAGAGCTCTTGCAACCTATGGTACCCCTGGCTTGAAAGAGATCATCCAGAATTGCATGGCCCAAGATCTTTCATGGAAGGTTAGTATAATATTCGTCCTTTGGGCTGCTTGTTCCATATGTAAAGTTTACTTGCATTCTATCAAGAAAGTTTTCTATTGCTCAAGTTAAAGCTTGTTAAAGCTTGaattaaagaaaacatttcTCTATCTCACTGGTTTGAATCGTATGATGCAGGGACCAGCCAAACTATGGGAAAAGATGCTGCTGAGCCTGGGGGTTGCAGGCGGTGAACCTGGGAATGAAGGAGAGGAAATTGCTCCTCTTGCCAAGGAAAATGTTGCCGCTCCTTGAGCACCACGCGTTCATAATCTACATCATATTAGGAGTTGGCGCTTTCACCTCATTCAAGTATCAATCCGTGGGCAAAAGCAACATGCCTGATGAAGAACTCATTGCTGTTTTGCAGTATTTTGAGGGTTAATGGTCTTTAAAGCTGTCTGTGTATAAAAGTGATATAAGATCTTGTTTTGGAAGTTAGTGCTTAAAAATGCTTTTAAGCAAAATGTAAGTAAATAAATCTAGTTTTTGTGCTGGCAAGTGAAGTGCCTCTTTCTCCTGCATATTCACCATCTTCATCATAGGCAAATGGTTGCTTTTAGAGGGCTGCTAGAGACAGAAAGGGATCCCACATACTGATGTGGCACATAATTAGTGTGCCACATGTCCATTTTTCCTAGTCTCTCATTCCccactttctctctctactttCTCCCTTCAGCCATGCACCTCACACAACTCGGTCTCCTAGCCATAGCAGCGCTGTCGTAGCTCGTCGTCGGCCACCACTAGTGGCCGTTCCCCCTCACTGGTGACCTCCCGACCGGAcccagcccccccccccccccacagtgcagcccctctccctctcctcctcctgAAATCGAACCCCTCTCACATTGCTTCTCACTCGCTGTTGTCAGTGCTGCCATCGCAGCCCAACTGCGCCACCGCACCCAGCCCCTCGTTGACGTAAGCTTCTCTCCCAGCTACCAgagcccttctctctctcctttctccccGAGCAGCTCCTCCCTCTCTCGATAAAGCGCTTCCCTCTTTCAGTAATCTCCTTATCAACGCTCCACGCCGGTAGTGTCGCTTGGACCGCCAACATCTTCTGTCCACCATGAGGTGGTCCCTGACCACCATGGCCAATGTGGGGAGTGACCACGGGGAGATGGCGGGAGAtaggagagaaaggaaaagaaaagaaaaaaatagggaGAGACGGCACACTGGTGCTACATCAATATGTGAGATTACTTTATAGAATTTCTTTGtgtttatagtatttttcttacttttataTTCATTCCAAAGGATTGGATCCTATAATTGGTTTGAGATCAAATGGGTTGGGTTCTAAAACTTCTCAGAACTCAACCCAAGTTCAAACTCAGGTTGCCCCTGAAATAATTCTCGAAGTCAGTGGAATTCAATGAACGGTTAGGATCAATACTTGGAGATATCGCAGACTGTGTGTTCCCTGCATGATAAACAGCTGGAGCCGGGGACTAATCATACGAATGATTAAGCTAGTGCATGTTTGGCACGCTGGGCCCACCCCGAatatgtttcaaaaaatttcatttctagCTCTGTTCCtcactattcataaaaaaaattctagctTTTTTACCGCATAAAACGCAGAGTCACCGAAAGGCAgtcgttttgttttttttgccTGTAGGCCAATTCTGCGCTGGTTTCTCTTTCAGCCAGAGGAAGGAAGaaacataaatacaaataacaTAAAACGTAGTTACCCTTTACCGCAAAAAAAGCTTTTCCTGGTCTGGAAATGGTGACCATGTGAAGGGTGTCGGAGAACAAGCCCTGGGCCCCGCCTCGTCTTAACCATCCCCGCAGAGAGAATCAGTCAGAATCAAACAAACTACGTTTCCCTATGCTTCTTTAAGAAAATGACA includes:
- the LOC121236846 gene encoding granule-bound starch synthase 1, chloroplastic/amyloplastic isoform X2, encoding MATVTASHFVSRTSHASSHGSSGSETKANLAQMGLRSQAMTHNGLRSLNKLDMLQMRTNAKAIAGQAKSRVGNTQNDRPAGKIICEQGMNLVFVGAEVGPWSKTGGLGDVLGGLPPAMAAKGHRVMTISPRYDQYKDAWDTEVLVEIKVGDRLETVRFFHCYKRGVDRVFVDHPMFLEKVWGKTGSKIYGPRAGLDYRDNQLRFSLLCQAALEAPRVLNLNSSEYFSGPYGEDVFFIANDWHTALLPCYLETMYKPRGIYQTAKVVFCIHNIAYQGRFANSDFSLLNLPDQFKGSFDFIDGYEKPVKGRKINWMKAGILESDRVVTVSPYYAQELLSGVEKGVELDNIIRKTGITGIVNGMDVQEWNPATDKYVDVKYDATTVMDAKPLLKEALQAEVGLPVDRNIPLIGFIGRLEEQKGSDILAAAIPKFIGEDVQVVVLGTGKKPLEKQIEMLETMYPNKARGVAKFNVPLAHMIIAGADFILLPSRFEPCGLIQLHAMRYGTVPICASTGGLVDTVKEGFTGFHMGAFNVECDAVDPADVNAIAATVKRALATYGTPGLKEIIQNCMAQDLSWKGPAKLWEKMLLSLGVAGGEPGNEGEEIAPLAKENVAAP
- the LOC121236846 gene encoding granule-bound starch synthase 1, chloroplastic/amyloplastic isoform X1, producing MLSEIKPRALLMATVTASHFVSRTSHASSHGSSGSETKANLAQMGLRSQAMTHNGLRSLNKLDMLQMRTNAKAIAGQAKSRVGNTQNDRPAGKIICEQGMNLVFVGAEVGPWSKTGGLGDVLGGLPPAMAAKGHRVMTISPRYDQYKDAWDTEVLVEIKVGDRLETVRFFHCYKRGVDRVFVDHPMFLEKVWGKTGSKIYGPRAGLDYRDNQLRFSLLCQAALEAPRVLNLNSSEYFSGPYGEDVFFIANDWHTALLPCYLETMYKPRGIYQTAKVVFCIHNIAYQGRFANSDFSLLNLPDQFKGSFDFIDGYEKPVKGRKINWMKAGILESDRVVTVSPYYAQELLSGVEKGVELDNIIRKTGITGIVNGMDVQEWNPATDKYVDVKYDATTVMDAKPLLKEALQAEVGLPVDRNIPLIGFIGRLEEQKGSDILAAAIPKFIGEDVQVVVLGTGKKPLEKQIEMLETMYPNKARGVAKFNVPLAHMIIAGADFILLPSRFEPCGLIQLHAMRYGTVPICASTGGLVDTVKEGFTGFHMGAFNVECDAVDPADVNAIAATVKRALATYGTPGLKEIIQNCMAQDLSWKGPAKLWEKMLLSLGVAGGEPGNEGEEIAPLAKENVAAP